In Spirosoma sp. KUDC1026, the sequence GGTCTGGCAGCGGGTACGCCCGTTACGTACCGCGCGGGCGATCAGCCGAACAACGCGCTCTCGCTGAACGTGCTGGAGCCGGGTCAGATTGCGGCCACCGCCGGTACGTCGGGGGTGGTCTACGGCGTTAGCGACAAGCTGGATTACGATCCCAAATCGCGCGTTAATACGTTCCTGCACGTCAGCCACACTCCCGAAACGCCCCGTTACGGTGTACTCCTCTGCGTGAACGGAACGGGCATTCTGAACAGCTGGCTGCGGAATCAGATTCTGCGCCGATCGATCAGCTACAACGACATGAATCTGCTGGCCCACGAAGCGCCGATTGGTGCCGATGGCCTCATCTGTCTGCCGTTCGGTAATGGTGCAGAACGCATGCTGGAGAACAAAGACCTGGGCGCTTCGTTTCATGGTCTGCAACTAACGCGGCATGGCCTGCCCCACCTGATCCGGGCTGCCCAGGAAAGCATTGTTTTTGCCCTGTATTACGGCATCCAGATCATGGAAAGCGTGGGCGTTGGCGTCCAGACCATTCGCGCCGGAGAAGCCAATATGTTCCAAAGCCCTCTCTTCCGCGATACGATGGCCAACCTGACCGGGGCTACCATCGAGCTGTATAACACCGACGGGGCGCAGGGTGCTGCTCGCGGGGCTGGTATTGGCCTGGGGCACTACAAAAATCAGCAGGACGCGTTTATCGGGTTGAACATTACCAAAACCATCGAGCCTGACATGCGTGCTCAGGAAGCCTCCCGAAACGCCTACAACAGCTGGCTGGAACTGCTGGAATCGAAATTGTAGTTTAAACGCTAAACATAGTTTTGCTATGGTAGACTATCGGCAGATTATTACCATTGAACCCGGAAAGCGAGGAGGTAAACCCTGCATTCGCGGTATGCGTATTGCCGTAGGAGACATTCTATCCTGGTTGGCATCCGGGATGACGATGGATGAAATAATCAGCGATTTTCCCGAGCTGACTAAAGATGATATTTATGCCAGTCTTGCTTTTGCAGCACATAAGGAGAACCATCTTCGCATCGCGGCATGAAGCTACTTCTGGACCAGAATATCTCATTCCGTGTCGTAAAGAAATTAAAAGAGTATTTTCCTGTTGTAGAGGGCGTTCGGGAGAACGGACTCTATAATAGGGACGACCGCGCCATCTGGGAGTTCTGTAGACAAAAGAAGTATGCGATTGTAACCTTCGATGAAGATCTTTACAATCTGACGGCACTCTATGGGCACCCACCTAAAATCATCTGGTTACGGACAGGTAACCTAGCTAACGATCAACTTGTAGCGTTACTCGTTCTTCATAAACAAAGCATTGAATCGTTCATATCTGACGAAAAAATAGACTCAGATGGATGTTTGGCGATTTATCAGAATGGTCTTGAGCATTTTTAGGCCAGCTACAAGTTACTCCAATGTTATCATCGACTGGAACTGCTTCTAGCCAGATTTCCGGTAATCATCGATTCCTAAACCCGATACTCACGTTACTATATGAATCGTCGTCTTGCCCTTTTGGTAGTAAGTGTAGGCGTATTAGCGCTATTGAGTAGCTTCTGGATGCCCAAACCAGCGTTGGTTCCAAAGCAGACGAATCGGCAGCCCAATATCATCCTGATTCTAATCGACGACATGGGTATCGGCGATGTAGGCTGCTATCGATCCAGCCCGACGGCGGGTCAGTTGCCGCCAACGCCCAATATTGATCAGCTAGCTACCGAGGGTACTCGATTTACCAACTATTACAGTGCCGCCCCAATTTGTTCGCCTTCGCGGGTGGGTCTGCTGACGGGTAACGTCCCCGGCAAGTGGCAAATCACCTCGTTTCTGGCGGATAAAAAACACAATCGTACCTGCGAACAGGTCGACTTTCTGGATGCGTCGGCTCCCTCAGTGGCGCGTCAGCTCAAAAGGGCTGGGTATGCGACAGCGCACTTTGGCAAATGGCACATGGGCGGGGGACGCGATGTTGACAATGCGCCGGGTATCCGTCAATACGGTTTTGATGAATACGCCAGCACCTGGGAAAGCCCTGATCCTGATCCGCTGCTCACGTCGACCGACTGGATATGGGCTAAATCGGACAGTGTGAAGCGCTGGAACCGCACGGCCTACTTCGTCGACAAAACACTCGATTTTCTGAAACGAAACCCGGGTAAGCCCTGCTACATTAACCTTTGGCCCGACGATGTGCACACGCCCTGGGTACCCGACGAAACAACCCTCAACGAGTTTCCGAACGGAACCGAAAAGCCGCGCGAATTCAAGGCCGTCCTGGCTGAACTCGATGTACAGATCGGTCGGCTGATAGCAGGGCTCAAAGCATTGGGGGTCGACGACAATACGCTCGTTGTCTTCACCAGCGATAACGGCGCGCTGCCTACCTTTCAGGGAAATCGGTCGGCTACGTTCCGGGGCAGCAAACTCTCCCTGTACGAAGGAGGCATCCGAATGCCTTTTATCGTTCGGTATCCTACCAAAGTACCCAAAGGCAAGGTTGACAATCAGTCGGTGTTGAGTGCGGTCGATCTGCTGCCTACGTTCGTCAGTATGGCAGGCAAAAAAGTGAGTAATTCATCTACCGACGGCGAAAACAAAGCAACCGTATTACTGGGTAAACCCAGCGTTCGCAAAACTCCTCTTTTCTGGGAATATGGCCGTAATAGCGTATCGTTCCGTTACCCGGCAGGTCGCGATAAAAGCCCGAATCTGGCCATGCGACAGGGCAACTGGAAATTGCTGCTCAATGCCGATGGCACCGGTGCCGAGTTATATGACCTCACCACCGACCCAGCCGAACAAACGGACGTAGCGGGTCAGCATGCGAAGCTGGCCGGCGACATGAAGGCAAGATTATTAGCCTGGCGGGCGGGACTGACCAGGCAATAAATCAGATTCTGCCGATTGTGGAATGAATAGACATTAAACTAATGGTTCATTTCATATATTTCGACCAACTGATACACGCCTATGAAAACGTTCTTTTTACTCGCTCTGTGCCTGTTGGCACTGGCGGCCTGCTCGCCCCAGGCCCAGCTCGTTACGTTACGCGGAAACAACGTTCAGACCGTTCCGGACAAGGGACTGGTACTGGACAATGATACGTTGACGCTTACCTACGATTTCTCCAGCAGCCGGGGTCTGATGCACATCACGCTGGTTAATAAACTGCAGCAACCCCTCTACGTCGACTGGAAACGCTCATCGTTCATTATTGGGCAGAACAAACTGGACTACTGGTACGACGTAGCAAACGTAAATCTGTCGGGCTCGTTCGCCGGCTCGGGTTTATACCGACGCTACTCGACTGGTAGTTTGAGTGGTACGATTACCAAAGAAGACGCGGTTGGTTTTATTCCACCCAATACTAAAATTGAGAAAAAGGATTTTGTCGTCGTCCCACAGGGAAACCTCCTACTGAAAGGACAGCCAGAAATCACGCACCAGAACTCGAAGGCAGACCCGGGTAAGAAACAGCCAATCGTGGTTAGCATCTTCAACTACTCCGAAGAAAAATCACCGCTGACGTTCCGAAACTACCTGACACTCTCGACCGATAAAGACTTCAAAAACGAGTTTCATATCGATACACAATTCTGGGCGTCCGACGTACGGGTGCTGCCCAAAGCGGAAATTGTTGCGCAACCGGTTCTTCAATATGACAATACATATTCAACCCCAACAGCCTTCCGAAAGCCAGACGGGTTCTACATCACGCTGCCCCAATAGTAGTAAATTGGCTTATTTGTCTTTCATATAGTTGACAAGGTCCCAAAGGTATCTGACCTTTGGGACCTTATTCGTTCCAAAACCAGCAAGTATGGCTCAGTTAACCCTTGGCGACAAAACGTATTTCCCATTTGTCGAGAAACCTATTCAGTACGAAGGCCGCGAATCGGACAACCCGCTCGCATTTAAGTTTTATGACGCTACCCGCCCCATCCTGGGCACACCCATGAAAGACCTGTTCCGGTTCGCGACGGCTTACTGGCACACCTTCTGCGGTACCGGTGGTGACCCCTTCGGACCGGGCGTCAAGCACTTCCCCTGGGATGCTAACGCCGATGCTCTGGGCGCGGCCCACGATAAAATGGATGCAGCCTTTGAATTCATCACTAAAATCGGGATGGATTATTACTGCTTCCACGATGTGGAC encodes:
- a CDS encoding xylulokinase; translated protein: MFFIGFDLGSSSVKACLVNADTGVAVASAFFPETEMAIEAPKAGFAEQQPENWWKNACLASKAVVQQANVKPEDVKAIGISYQMHGLVVVDDQQNVLRPSIIWCDSRAVPFGNQAFDDLGHDRTLQHLLNSPGNFTAAKLAWVKANEPGVYANVAKFMLPGDYLAMRMTGEVVTTASGLSEGVLWDFQENQPAEFLLHYYGFDKSLLANIKPTFAPQGELTAAAAAELGLAAGTPVTYRAGDQPNNALSLNVLEPGQIAATAGTSGVVYGVSDKLDYDPKSRVNTFLHVSHTPETPRYGVLLCVNGTGILNSWLRNQILRRSISYNDMNLLAHEAPIGADGLICLPFGNGAERMLENKDLGASFHGLQLTRHGLPHLIRAAQESIVFALYYGIQIMESVGVGVQTIRAGEANMFQSPLFRDTMANLTGATIELYNTDGAQGAARGAGIGLGHYKNQQDAFIGLNITKTIEPDMRAQEASRNAYNSWLELLESKL
- a CDS encoding DUF433 domain-containing protein; translation: MVDYRQIITIEPGKRGGKPCIRGMRIAVGDILSWLASGMTMDEIISDFPELTKDDIYASLAFAAHKENHLRIAA
- a CDS encoding DUF5615 family PIN-like protein; protein product: MKLLLDQNISFRVVKKLKEYFPVVEGVRENGLYNRDDRAIWEFCRQKKYAIVTFDEDLYNLTALYGHPPKIIWLRTGNLANDQLVALLVLHKQSIESFISDEKIDSDGCLAIYQNGLEHF
- a CDS encoding sulfatase, translating into MNRRLALLVVSVGVLALLSSFWMPKPALVPKQTNRQPNIILILIDDMGIGDVGCYRSSPTAGQLPPTPNIDQLATEGTRFTNYYSAAPICSPSRVGLLTGNVPGKWQITSFLADKKHNRTCEQVDFLDASAPSVARQLKRAGYATAHFGKWHMGGGRDVDNAPGIRQYGFDEYASTWESPDPDPLLTSTDWIWAKSDSVKRWNRTAYFVDKTLDFLKRNPGKPCYINLWPDDVHTPWVPDETTLNEFPNGTEKPREFKAVLAELDVQIGRLIAGLKALGVDDNTLVVFTSDNGALPTFQGNRSATFRGSKLSLYEGGIRMPFIVRYPTKVPKGKVDNQSVLSAVDLLPTFVSMAGKKVSNSSTDGENKATVLLGKPSVRKTPLFWEYGRNSVSFRYPAGRDKSPNLAMRQGNWKLLLNADGTGAELYDLTTDPAEQTDVAGQHAKLAGDMKARLLAWRAGLTRQ